CTACCACTGTGCAACTTCAAGTGACAGTTGAGAATCTGGCACCATCTGACGGACTTTATTTCACTCCTGTGTGGTTTGGTTTTCACGATGGTTCTTTTGACCTGCATGATGTTGGAGGCGCAGCCTCTGCTGGATTGGAGTCACTGGCCGAAGACGGAATGACCGACACGCTTAATGGCGAATTCGGATCTGCTGACGCTCGCCAGTCATATGTGCTTGCTGCATCCAGTGGTATCGGTCCGGGTCTTTATAACCCCGGTGCGATTGCGTCCTTTGCGCTTGATTTGAATACTGCTGCAAACCGCTATCTGACCTATGCGTCGATGCTTTTACCTTCAAACGATGCCTTTTTCGGCAACGGTAACCCCCTTGCGGTAGAGCTGTTTGATACAGATGGCAACTTCACTGGTGAGCGGACCATCATCATCATCGGTGAGAATATTTACGATGCGGGAACAGAAGTGAACGACACGATGGGAGCTCCGTTTTCCATGATTGGTGGAACCAGCAGCGACGAAGGCGGGCTTGTTGCCCTTCACGCCGGCCTGGACAATTTCATTGGCTCTGCCTTGGGCAATGGTGATATCCTCGGCAGCGCCTTTAGTTCCAGCACTCAGATCGCAAGGATTACAATCTCGGAGCTTGTGCCAAGTGCGGATGCACTCCTGACGGGCGCTGAGGATCTTGGCAATGGATTCTACGACACCGATGACTTCGGCGTCGTCTTTTCTGCTTCGCCTTGGTTTTTCTCTGCTGAATTCGGCTGGTTCTTCTCATACTCTGAGAACACCAATGCGGTTGCCTGGTACTTCTTTACCGCGCCGGAGTTCAATACCTGGGTATTTGTAGACGGCACTTTCCTCGACGGGGGCAATTTCTGGGGCTATGCGCTTTCTGCCACCAATCAGGTGAGTGGATGGTTCTTCTACGCCGAGGAAGCCAGCGTCGATGATGAAAACTTTTATTTCATCTTCGCGCCTGAGGGAGCTCCAAGTATCTTCAACGACGCTCAGTAATA
The Rubellicoccus peritrichatus DNA segment above includes these coding regions:
- a CDS encoding spondin domain-containing protein, with the protein product MKTSINRYKTKLALLSMTTLPLFANATEVRVTVENLAPSDGLYFTPVWFGFHDGSFDLHDIGGAASAGLESLAEDGMTATLDGEFGSADGRQSNVLAAPSGIGPGLYNPGAIASFTLDLNTAENRYLTYASMLLPSNDAFFGNGNPLAVELFDADGNFTGERTIIIIGENIYDAGTEVNDTMGAPFSMIGGTSSDEGGLVALHSGLDNFIGSALGNGDILGSAFSSSTQIARITISEVVPTTVQLQVTVENLAPSDGLYFTPVWFGFHDGSFDLHDVGGAASAGLESLAEDGMTDTLNGEFGSADARQSYVLAASSGIGPGLYNPGAIASFALDLNTAANRYLTYASMLLPSNDAFFGNGNPLAVELFDTDGNFTGERTIIIIGENIYDAGTEVNDTMGAPFSMIGGTSSDEGGLVALHAGLDNFIGSALGNGDILGSAFSSSTQIARITISELVPSADALLTGAEDLGNGFYDTDDFGVVFSASPWFFSAEFGWFFSYSENTNAVAWYFFTAPEFNTWVFVDGTFLDGGNFWGYALSATNQVSGWFFYAEEASVDDENFYFIFAPEGAPSIFNDAQ